One region of Candidatus Acidiferrales bacterium genomic DNA includes:
- a CDS encoding methyl-accepting chemotaxis protein, whose translation MKSRLSTTIWGLILWDVAALATVLGLAFHAGAAANGQSISNFGALPSGASGSLLGAGALVIVTFLVHVMLLPKRVITPLTELASFSERLAAGDKGAKADISATDEFGYIAENLNRSASKLARSSVSQEASESLQRSITDLLNLINQVGRGDLTIRGRVTNDALGNVTDSVNLMLDNFSKLIERVRKAAIDVSTSANQILMAADEMTTGATQQDQEITNTSSAVEELTVSMKQVSNNAEASAEAARRALDAAEQGNRAVRDTLEGMQRIRASVQATAKKIKSLGDRSLEISEIINVINDITEQTNLLALNAAIEAARAGEAGRGFAVVADEVRKLAEHSRSATKDIAALIKAIQAETNEAVVVMEEGTKEVEVGASLADQAGKALEAISSVVRQSAELVQEISLASKQQVRGTEGVANAMQIISGITRQTSQGARQTVSTVGNMARLSEQLNEALAQFRYASRNGSEAAIEEARPEPVPAGARR comes from the coding sequence ATGAAATCGCGTCTGAGCACGACCATCTGGGGGTTGATCCTGTGGGATGTGGCCGCGCTTGCTACCGTCCTGGGGCTGGCTTTCCATGCCGGAGCGGCCGCCAACGGGCAATCCATTTCGAATTTCGGTGCGTTGCCAAGCGGCGCCTCGGGGAGTTTGCTGGGGGCGGGAGCTCTGGTCATCGTCACGTTTTTGGTTCACGTGATGCTGCTGCCAAAGCGCGTGATCACGCCACTGACGGAACTGGCGAGCTTTTCCGAACGGCTGGCCGCGGGAGATAAGGGCGCGAAGGCCGATATTTCCGCGACCGACGAATTCGGATATATCGCCGAAAACCTGAACCGTAGCGCGTCGAAGCTAGCGCGCTCTTCGGTAAGTCAGGAAGCTTCCGAATCCTTGCAGCGCAGCATCACCGATTTGCTCAACCTGATTAACCAAGTCGGGCGCGGCGATTTGACGATCCGCGGAAGAGTAACCAACGATGCGCTCGGCAACGTAACGGATTCGGTCAACTTGATGCTCGATAATTTCAGCAAGCTCATCGAGCGCGTCCGCAAGGCGGCTATCGACGTAAGCACCAGCGCGAACCAGATTTTGATGGCTGCCGATGAAATGACCACCGGCGCAACGCAACAGGATCAGGAAATCACGAATACGTCGTCGGCCGTGGAGGAGCTGACGGTGTCGATGAAGCAAGTGTCGAACAACGCCGAGGCCAGCGCAGAAGCGGCACGACGCGCTCTGGACGCAGCCGAACAGGGCAACCGCGCCGTGCGCGATACGCTCGAAGGCATGCAGCGCATTCGAGCATCGGTGCAGGCGACGGCAAAGAAAATCAAATCGCTGGGCGACCGGTCGCTGGAAATTTCGGAAATCATCAACGTGATTAACGACATCACCGAGCAGACGAACCTGCTGGCCCTTAACGCAGCAATTGAGGCCGCGCGCGCAGGCGAAGCGGGACGCGGTTTCGCAGTCGTCGCCGACGAAGTCCGCAAGCTCGCCGAGCATTCACGCAGCGCGACGAAGGACATCGCCGCGCTCATCAAGGCAATTCAGGCGGAGACGAACGAAGCGGTTGTCGTGATGGAAGAGGGCACGAAAGAAGTGGAAGTCGGCGCGAGCCTTGCAGATCAGGCCGGAAAAGCGCTTGAAGCCATTTCGAGCGTTGTCCGCCAGTCGGCCGAACTGGTTCAGGAAATCTCGCTGGCATCGAAACAGCAAGTACGCGGAACAGAAGGCGTGGCCAATGCGATGCAGATTATTTCAGGCATCACGCGACAAACTTCGCAGGGCGCGCGGCAAACCGTTTCGACGGTCGGCAACATGGCGCGACTTTCCGAACAATTGAACGAGGCGCTGGCGCAGTTCCGATATGCGTCGAGAAATGGCTCGGAGGCTGCCATCGAAGAAGCACGGCCGGAACCGGTCCCAGCCGGTGCACGCCGCTAA
- a CDS encoding chemotaxis protein CheW: MRDEYKNEHGFDSGELTAIGPEMAEGQGLADTLEPFEGDGLAENQSPESQYCVFRAGRERFCLSVLAIEEVVDWPPVTRIPLGPAFLMGVFNLRGSIVPLMDIAFTEGRRPGLLPRHVVVAALRDETHPTSLRLGIAADEVIGTYTATDDSLIDQMPSEVPHCRGMLRHDDRLALVLDLPKLLEVFPVPVI; encoded by the coding sequence ATGCGTGACGAATACAAGAACGAGCACGGATTCGACTCCGGCGAGCTAACAGCCATCGGCCCGGAAATGGCTGAAGGGCAGGGCCTCGCCGACACGCTCGAGCCATTCGAAGGCGATGGACTGGCCGAGAACCAGTCGCCAGAGAGTCAGTATTGCGTGTTTCGCGCAGGGCGCGAACGCTTCTGTCTTTCGGTGCTGGCAATCGAGGAAGTGGTCGATTGGCCTCCGGTGACACGGATACCGCTGGGGCCTGCGTTTCTGATGGGCGTGTTCAATTTGCGTGGATCGATTGTTCCGTTGATGGATATCGCGTTCACGGAAGGACGGCGCCCGGGCCTTTTGCCGCGTCACGTGGTCGTGGCGGCGCTGCGCGATGAAACGCACCCGACGAGCTTGCGGCTTGGCATCGCGGCTGATGAAGTGATCGGGACGTACACGGCAACAGATGACTCTTTGATTGACCAGATGCCGAGCGAAGTGCCGCACTGCCGCGGAATGTTGCGGCACGACGACCGCCTTGCTCTGGTTTTGGATTTGCCGAAGTTGCTCGAGGTTTTTCCGGTTCCGGTGATATGA
- a CDS encoding response regulator: MLVIDDSAAALKMMQGILEQGGYSAVGLSDPRRTEETISTEHPGVILLDVVMPERNGFQVCRDLKGSADFGSIPVILVSSKNTTSDKFWGQQQGADAYIAKPFTPEELLETVRRFA; encoded by the coding sequence GTGCTGGTGATAGATGACTCGGCCGCAGCCCTGAAAATGATGCAGGGGATTCTCGAACAGGGTGGCTATTCGGCAGTGGGGCTGAGCGATCCGCGGCGGACCGAAGAGACGATCAGCACGGAACATCCTGGTGTGATTCTGCTCGACGTGGTGATGCCGGAGCGAAATGGGTTTCAGGTGTGCCGTGACCTTAAAGGAAGCGCCGATTTCGGGAGCATTCCCGTGATTCTGGTGAGTTCGAAGAATACAACGAGCGACAAATTCTGGGGACAGCAGCAAGGCGCAGATGCGTACATCGCCAAGCCATTCACACCCGAGGAGCTTTTGGAAACCGTGCGGAGATTCGCTTGA